A window from Fragaria vesca subsp. vesca linkage group LG5, FraVesHawaii_1.0, whole genome shotgun sequence encodes these proteins:
- the LOC101303805 gene encoding uncharacterized protein LOC101303805 encodes MDHHLLQQLQQQLLLQAQQQPNHHPFNPNPHPPYYPPQYQYPQNGYSQSNYTNLYPLQAYPQPAVLQPPQLTVPPSPYSGTVRPQWASPMVDQPPYRGIREVGGELFRGHQGNFGYRGAHPSFIGESYGPGRGGLRTEQGVPSTSSHPPHQTYQPPLTLTPQTSESASALKTEVPNYQKPQVAQKTMVAWCEVCKASCTNLDVLKQHQSGRRHQRNLKNMERLKDGVRPGAIQRCTSNTKVEVPHQSQCEQGGEEKNTTKNMLSEPVGYKASRETGKQQAEIPPGDGSDNVKRGKKRKKTRMAGVEPSKRKDVIPIACDLCNVKCETQAVFEGHLSGKKHFAKYKRLNGHEPLHRPVGLQVVYPPNAETETVLQPQEGRYIPPHVYQDILVETS; translated from the exons ATGGACCATCACCTCCTCCAACAGCTTCAGCAACAGCTCCTCCTCCAAGCCCAACAACAACCAAACCACCACCCTTTCAATCCCAATCCGCACCCACCTTACTACCCTCCTCAATATCAATACCCACAAAATGGTTATAGCCAATCAAACTATACCAATCTCTATCCCCTGCAAGCTTATCCCCAGCCGGCAGTCCTTCAACCACCTCAGCTTACGGTGCCACCGTCGCCTTACTCGGGCACAGTGAGGCCTCAGTGGGCCTCTCCAATG GTTGACCAACCTCCATATAGGGGTATCAGAGAAGTGGGTGGTGAACTATTCAGAGGACATCAAGGAAATTTTGGCTACAGGGGAGCTCACCCATCTTTCATTGGGGAATCATATGGTCCAGGTAGGGGTGGTCTCAGAACAGAACAGGGTGTCCCTTCAACATCTTCTCATCCTCCCCATCAAACTTATCAACCTCCGCTAACACTAACTCCTCAGACGTCGGAATCTGCATCAGCACTGAAAACGGAAGTTCCAAACTACCAAAAACCTCAAGTTGCTCAAAAAACCATGGTTGCATGGTGTGAAGTTTGTAAGGCTTCATGCACTAATTTGGACGTTCTTAAACAACACCAAAGTGGAAGGCGACATCAAAGGAACCTCAAAAATATGGAACGGTTGAAAGATGGTGTCAGACCAGGGGCTATACAGCGTTGCACATCTAATACAAAGGTTGAAGTTCCTCATCAGAGTCAGTGTGAACAAGGTGGTGAAGAGAAAAACACAACAAAGAATATGCTCTCTGAACCTGTTGGCTACAAAGCTTCAAGGGAAACTGGAAAGCAACAGGCTGAAATTCCACCAGGTGACGGGTCTGACAATGTGAAGCGGGGTAAGAAGCGCAAGAAAACGAGAATGGCTGGGGTTGAACCTTCCAAACGTAAAGATGTCATTCCTATAGCCTGTGACTTGTGTAATGTCAAGTGTGAGACACAGGCAGTTTTTGAGGGCCATCTTTCAGGAAAGAAGCATTTTGCCAAGTATAAACGACTTAATGGCCATGAACCTTTGCATCGTCCCGTGGGGCTTCAAGTTGTTTATCCCCCTAACGCAGAGACTGAAACTGTACTCCAACCCCAAGAAGGAAGATATATACCTCCCCATGTGTACCAAGATATACTGGTGGAAACAAGTTAA